A stretch of Prunus dulcis chromosome 6, ALMONDv2, whole genome shotgun sequence DNA encodes these proteins:
- the LOC117630199 gene encoding disease resistance protein RPV1-like — protein sequence MGGIGKTTLAKAAFNQFGRSFEGSCFLADVRVKAANPGGLVSLQELLLYETLNRSKTKDVGFVDRGTIMIKEKLQHRKLLVIIDDLDKVEQLEALARSHDWFGPGSRIVITTRDKQLLKPNVDDIYVAEEMDEEEALELFIWHAFKGCHVNEEYVELSRRVVSYCRGLPLALKVLASSLATQSKEVWESQLDKLNTIPPEDVVNKLRISYKGLDNKDKDIFLDISCFFIGMDKNYVTQILEGTDEIQGLALNLEISEKASFSAQAFENIRRLKLLQLNYVELTNGYKYLSTNMLWWMCLHGFPLPSIPNQFDQESLVAMDQQNSKLILVWVESKMFIKLKFINVEELILQDCKSLSEVQSSIGDLQRLWSPSTHLLPPSLNGSLRELALAGCSLTEDAIPRDLRSLISLADLNLGNNGLRRLPSLGGLSKLQKLCLDDCINLTAIPDLPTNLTVLQGIGTSKA from the exons ATGGGCGGAATAGGAAAAACAACTCTTGCCAAAGCCGCTTTCAATCAATTTGGTCGTAGCTTTGAAGGTAGTTGTTTCCTTGCAGACGTGAGGGTAAAAGCTGCAAACCCCGGTGGTCTAGTTAGTTTGCAAGAACTTCTTCTTTATGAAACCTTGAACAGAAGCAAGACGAAGGACGTTGGTTTTGTGGATAGAGGAACCATtatgataaaagaaaaacttcaaCATAGAAAATTACTCGTCATAATCGACGACTTAGATAAAGTGGAGCAACTAGAGGCATTAGCTAGAAGCCATGATTGGTTCGGTCCAGGAAGTAGAATTGTTATAACAACAAGAGATAAGCAGTTGCTAAAACCTAATGTCGATGATATATATGTCGCTGAAGAaatggatgaagaagaagctcTAGAGCTCTTTATTTGGCATGCCTTTAAAGGATGTCATGTTAACGAAGAATATGTTGAGCTCTCAAGAAGAGTAGTTTCTTACTGTAGAGGTTTGCCACTAGCACTGAAAGTTTTGGCCTCTTCGTTGGCCACACAAAGCAAGGAAGTGTGGGAAAGCCAAttggataaattgaatacaatTCCTCctgaagatgttgtaaacAAGCTCAGAATAAGCTATAAAGGGCTAGATAATAAAGATAAGGATATATTCCTTGATATATCTTGTTTCTTTATTGGAATGGACAAGAACTATGTCACGCAGATATTGGAAG GAACTGACGAAATTCAAGGACTTGCTCTAAATTTGGAAATATCTGAAAAGGCTAGTTTCAGTGCACAAGCATTTGAAAACATAAGGCGACTGAAATTGCTCCAACTCAATTACGTAGAGCTCACTAACGGCTACAAATATCTTTCCACCAACATGTTATGGTGGATGTGCTTGCATGGATTTCCACTACCATCCATACCGAATCAATTTGATCAAGAAAGCTTAGTTGCCATGGACCAGCAGAATAGCAAACTCATACTAGTTTGGGTGGAATCGAAG ATGTTTATCAAGTTGAAATTCATTAATGTTGAGGAACTGATATTGCAAGACTGTAAAAGTTTGTCTGAGGTTCAGTCTTCCATTGGGGATCTACAAAGACTTT GGTCACCGTCAACACATCTTTTGCCCCCTTCCTTAAATGGCTCTTTAAGGGAATTAGCTCTTGCAGGCTGCAGCTTAACTGAAGATGCAATCCCTAGGGATCTCAGGAGCCTCATTTCCTTAGCAGATTTAAATCTTGGAAACAATGGTTTGCGTAGGCTACCAAGCCTCGGTGGTCTTTCAAAGCTTCAAAAATTGTGTTTAGATGACTGCATAAACCTTACTGCAATCCCAGATTTACCAACAAACTTGACAGTTCTGCAAGGGATTGGCACGTCGAAAGCGTGA